One Triticum dicoccoides isolate Atlit2015 ecotype Zavitan chromosome 5B, WEW_v2.0, whole genome shotgun sequence genomic window carries:
- the LOC119311880 gene encoding uncharacterized protein C630.12-like isoform X2: MQSATRLTLLLCAAWVAALLYGEMGAYWAAHLSCSWPSASSSSPSPSNHVKVAVIADPQLMDSTSLGLPASSVALQAAEFFTDLNMRRSFQSVILPFKPDVVLFLGDYFDGGAYILDEEWQDSLFRFKHIFSMSEQRTSPHVPVYYLSGNHDIGYSAFHSVHPEVISRYEKEFGPRNFHFLSGKVDFVVVDAQTLDGGAKQSKERSSSWEFIKTLSSGNESNPKILLTHIPLYRPDNTPCGPHRSSPAINQRIYSAPMDQGIKYQNYLSKQTSDLLLGLLKPILVLSGHDHDQCTVVHSTPFGPVMEHTLGTISWQQGNLYPSFMLLSAGPRNSTDSSQEVLTNLCFLPKQTHIYMWYIFQFVVTVLLLMFWPTNGLSSLPYVNTFVSFMSSVGADLFPRSKEKDDAEDGEYEMVWDAEGSMHLVKKAVARPPITNSDSKATGRGNVVARPTARKHQQEPDSSSVHVEMGSETPPEDGGKAPRPSKWKIRTVLQRLFRVVQSVAIIAVLNVPLYMMLLFKDWVDR, translated from the exons ATGCAGAGCGCGACGCGGTTGACTCTGCTCCTGTGCGCGGCGTGGGTGGCCGCGCTGCTCTACGGCGAGATGGGCGCCTACTGGGCCGCCCACCTCTCCTGCTCCTGGCCATCCGCATCCTCTTCCTCCCCATCGCCG AGTAACCATGTCAAGGttgccgtcattgctgatccacag CTTATGGACAGCACCTCCCTTGGTCTACCAGCAAGCTCAGTTGCACTGCAAGCTGCAGAGTTCTTCACAGATTTGAACATGAGAAGATCCTTCCAGTCTGTGATATTGCCGTTCAAGCCTGATGTCGTCTTATTTCTCGGTGACTATTTTGATGGGGGCGCATATATATTGGATGAAGA GTGGCAGGATTCTCTATTCCGATTTAAGCATATATTCAGCATGAGCGAACAGAGGACAAGTCCACATGTCCCAGTCTACTATCTTTCAGGAAATCATGATATTGGTTACTCAGCTTTTCACTCAGTTCATCCTGAG GTTATCAGTCGATACGAAAAAGAATTTGGACCTAGAAACTTCCATTTTTTGTCTGGGAAGGTGGACTTTGTTGTTGTTGATGCTCAAACTCTTGATG GAGGAGCCAAACAGAGCAAAGAAAGGTCCTCTTCTTGGGAGTTCATCAAAACACTATCATCTG GTAATGAATCAAATCCAAAGATTCTACTAACGCACATTCCCCTGTACCGACCTGACAATACTCCGTGTGGCCCACATCGTTCTTCACCTGCTATAAATCAG AGGATATATAGTGCTCCTATGGACCAAGGAATCAA GTATCAGAATTATCTAAGTAAACAGACTTCCGATCTTTTGCTAGGGTTGCTGAAGCCG ATTCTTGTGCTCTCAGGGCATGACCACGACCAGTGCACAGTTGTCCACTCCACTCCTTTTGGGCCAGTAATGGAG CACACCCTTGGGACAATAAGCTGGCAGCAAGGAAATCTGTATCCATCTTTTATGCTGCTATCTGCTGGGCCCCGAAATTCTACTGATTCTAGTCAGGAGGTTCTGACGAATCTTTGCTTCCTGCCTAAACAAACTCATATCTATATGTG GTATATCTTTCAGTTTGTGGTTACCGTCCTTCTGCTGATGTTTTGGCCAACAAATGGTCTAAGCTCTCTTCCCTACGTGAACACATTTGTGAGCTTCATGAGTTCGGTGGGTGCTGACCTGTTTCCAAGAAGCAAAGAAAAAGATGACGCGGAAGATGGCGAATATGAAATGGTTTGGGATGCAGAGGGATCCATGCACCTGGTTAAAAAAGCAGTGGCAAGGCCCCCCATCACAAACTCAGACTCCAAAGCTACAGGACG AGGAAATGTTGTGGCAAGGCCAACTGCGAGAAAGCACCAACAGGAACCTGATTCATCATCTGTTCATGTTGAGATGGGATCTGAAACGCCGCCTGAAGATGGAGGGAAGGCGCCTCGCCCGAGCAAATGGAAAATAAGGACGGTCCTCCAGAGGCTGTTCCGTGTTGTTCAGTCGGTTGCCATTATCGCCGTGCTGAATGTTCCTCTATACATGATGCTTCTGTTTAAGGATTGG GTTGACCGTTGA
- the LOC119311880 gene encoding uncharacterized protein C630.12-like isoform X1, whose amino-acid sequence MQSATRLTLLLCAAWVAALLYGEMGAYWAAHLSCSWPSASSSSPSPSNHVKVAVIADPQLMDSTSLGLPASSVALQAAEFFTDLNMRRSFQSVILPFKPDVVLFLGDYFDGGAYILDEEWQDSLFRFKHIFSMSEQRTSPHVPVYYLSGNHDIGYSAFHSVHPEVISRYEKEFGPRNFHFLSGKVDFVVVDAQTLDGGAKQSKERSSSWEFIKTLSSGNESNPKILLTHIPLYRPDNTPCGPHRSSPAINQRIYSAPMDQGIKYQNYLSKQTSDLLLGLLKPILVLSGHDHDQCTVVHSTPFGPVMEHTLGTISWQQGNLYPSFMLLSAGPRNSTDSSQEVLTNLCFLPKQTHIYMWYIFQFVVTVLLLMFWPTNGLSSLPYVNTFVSFMSSVGADLFPRSKEKDDAEDGEYEMVWDAEGSMHLVKKAVARPPITNSDSKATGRGNVVARPTARKHQQEPDSSSVHVEMGSETPPEDGGKAPRPSKWKIRTVLQRLFRVVQSVAIIAVLNVPLYMMLLFKDWVDR is encoded by the exons ATGCAGAGCGCGACGCGGTTGACTCTGCTCCTGTGCGCGGCGTGGGTGGCCGCGCTGCTCTACGGCGAGATGGGCGCCTACTGGGCCGCCCACCTCTCCTGCTCCTGGCCATCCGCATCCTCTTCCTCCCCATCGCCG AGTAACCATGTCAAGGttgccgtcattgctgatccacag CTTATGGACAGCACCTCCCTTGGTCTACCAGCAAGCTCAGTTGCACTGCAAGCTGCAGAGTTCTTCACAGATTTGAACATGAGAAGATCCTTCCAGTCTGTGATATTGCCGTTCAAGCCTGATGTCGTCTTATTTCTCGGTGACTATTTTGATGGGGGCGCATATATATTGGATGAAGA GTGGCAGGATTCTCTATTCCGATTTAAGCATATATTCAGCATGAGCGAACAGAGGACAAGTCCACATGTCCCAGTCTACTATCTTTCAGGAAATCATGATATTGGTTACTCAGCTTTTCACTCAGTTCATCCTGAG GTTATCAGTCGATACGAAAAAGAATTTGGACCTAGAAACTTCCATTTTTTGTCTGGGAAGGTGGACTTTGTTGTTGTTGATGCTCAAACTCTTGATG GAGGAGCCAAACAGAGCAAAGAAAGGTCCTCTTCTTGGGAGTTCATCAAAACACTATCATCTG GTAATGAATCAAATCCAAAGATTCTACTAACGCACATTCCCCTGTACCGACCTGACAATACTCCGTGTGGCCCACATCGTTCTTCACCTGCTATAAATCAG AGGATATATAGTGCTCCTATGGACCAAGGAATCAA GTATCAGAATTATCTAAGTAAACAGACTTCCGATCTTTTGCTAGGGTTGCTGAAGCCG ATTCTTGTGCTCTCAGGGCATGACCACGACCAGTGCACAGTTGTCCACTCCACTCCTTTTGGGCCAGTAATGGAG CACACCCTTGGGACAATAAGCTGGCAGCAAGGAAATCTGTATCCATCTTTTATGCTGCTATCTGCTGGGCCCCGAAATTCTACTGATTCTAGTCAGGAGGTTCTGACGAATCTTTGCTTCCTGCCTAAACAAACTCATATCTATATGTG GTATATCTTTCAGTTTGTGGTTACCGTCCTTCTGCTGATGTTTTGGCCAACAAATGGTCTAAGCTCTCTTCCCTACGTGAACACATTTGTGAGCTTCATGAGTTCGGTGGGTGCTGACCTGTTTCCAAGAAGCAAAGAAAAAGATGACGCGGAAGATGGCGAATATGAAATGGTTTGGGATGCAGAGGGATCCATGCACCTGGTTAAAAAAGCAGTGGCAAGGCCCCCCATCACAAACTCAGACTCCAAAGCTACAGGACG AGGAAATGTTGTGGCAAGGCCAACTGCGAGAAAGCACCAACAGGAACCTGATTCATCATCTGTTCATGTTGAGATGGGATCTGAAACGCCGCCTGAAGATGGAGGGAAGGCGCCTCGCCCGAGCAAATGGAAAATAAGGACGGTCCTCCAGAGGCTGTTCCGTGTTGTTCAGTCGGTTGCCATTATCGCCGTGCTGAATGTTC CTCTATACATGATGCTTCTGTTTAAGGATTGGGTTGACCGTTGA
- the LOC119306258 gene encoding early nodulin-like protein 1: MGCRQTVVAALLLAAALAACAATPATAERRVYIDWMPRHNFSGWAKLNGPFYKGDYLAFYHPDKKLDVVEVDKRGFDVCDTGNPIHRYPGGGTRRGTTFVLLSEAKFYYFTCSVRYFCPAGMRLDIPVQERRRDDTPGTAMVESSATSPVPGPRGNSEGERDVQGRGRSDDGVQGTKWADMESSRPGP; this comes from the exons ATGGGCTGCCGGCAGACAGTGGTGGCCGCGCTGTTGCTGGCGGCAGCGCTGGCCGCGTGCGCGGCGACACCGGCGACGGCTGAGCGCAGGGTCTACATCGATTGGATGCCCCGCCATAACTTCTCCGGCTGGGCCAAGCTCAATGGGCCCTTCTACAAGGGCGACTACCTCG CGTTCTATCACCCGGACAAGAAGTTGGACGTGGTGGAGGTGGACAAACGCGGGTTCGACGTGTGCGACACTGGAAACCCTATCCACCGCTACCCCGGCGGCGGTACTCGCCGCGGCACTACCTTCGTCCTGCTCAGCGAGGCCAAGTTCTACTACTTCACCTGCAGCGTCCGCTATTTCTGCCCTGCCGGGATGCGCCTCGACATCCCGGTCCAGGAAAGGCGGCGCGACGACACGCCCGGCACCGCCATGGTGGAGAGCAGCGCCACCTCACCGGTGCCTGGACCCCGAGGGAACTCGGAGGGCGAGAGAGATGTGCAGGGACGAGGACGAAGCGACGATGGAGTACAAGGAACAAAATGGGCAGACATGGAGTCCTCCAGGCCCGGCCCTTAA
- the LOC119306259 gene encoding uclacyanin-2-like, with product MGSRQRVVAMLLLLAACAATPATAEHRIYINWLAHSNYSDWAKSHGPFSKGDYLVFYTPDKKLDVVEVNERGFDMCDPRNPIYRSSGGRDIPILLSEAKVYYFICSVGRYCPDGMRLAIEVHDMPRTPASARDDTSGAAMVESNITSPAPGPRASSESEGEGQAGGRSDDAVHLFRKTTSTLG from the exons ATGGGCAGTCGGCAGAGAGTGGTCgccatgctgctgctgctggccgcgTGCGCGGCGACACCGGCGACGGCGGAGCACAGGATCTACATCAACTGGCTGGCCCACAGCAACTACTCGGACTGGGCCAAGAGCCACGGGCCCTTCTCCAAGGGAGACTATCTCG TGTTCTACACGCCGGACAAGAAGCTGGATGTGGTGGAGGTGAACGAGCGCGGGTTCGACATGTGCGACCCCAGAAACCCCATCTACCGCTCCTCCGGCGGCCGTGATATCCCCATCCTGCTCAGCGAGGCCAAGGTCTACTACTTCATCTGCAGCGTCGGCAGGTACTGCCCCGACGGGATGCGCCTCGCCATCGAGGTCCATGACATGCCGCGGACGCCGGCCTCCGCACGCGACGACACGTCCGGCGCTGCAATGGTGGAGAGCAACATCACCTCACCGGCGCCTGGACCCCGAGCGAGctcggagagcgagggagaggggcaGGCAGGAGGACGAAGCGACGATGCTGTTCATCTGTTCCGGAAAACAACAAGCACGTTGGGCTGA